The following are encoded together in the Natronolimnobius sp. AArcel1 genome:
- the tbsP gene encoding transcriptional regulator TbsP has translation MTSNLLNHQIDDILGSVLEDTTGDVYMVNPSWDAIEEFIGVASDLEGELPTVHMLADERTLKEVMDDFIVASNAADLISEDALALRTLAEAPENSLLITEDEVIAIVHAGDRVGGLVTDDESFVEDTYDTYANRWADATEYNLRTPPITAVRETLSEEISPDAEDDFSSILSSLETARGDGDGLDEVTISLLVAAKNDALLYDISKWGEDVGIASKATFSRTKTKLEDMGLIDTEKVPIDVGRPRLRLKIGDERLQEADNGQLATVAQSILN, from the coding sequence ATGACTTCGAATTTACTCAACCATCAGATTGATGATATCCTCGGCTCTGTGCTCGAGGACACCACCGGAGACGTGTACATGGTCAACCCATCCTGGGACGCCATCGAAGAGTTCATCGGCGTTGCAAGCGACCTCGAGGGCGAACTCCCCACAGTCCACATGCTCGCAGACGAGCGAACGCTCAAAGAGGTCATGGACGACTTCATCGTCGCCTCGAATGCAGCCGACCTGATCAGCGAGGACGCCCTTGCCCTGCGTACGCTCGCAGAGGCACCCGAGAACTCGCTGCTGATTACTGAAGACGAAGTCATCGCTATCGTCCACGCTGGCGACCGCGTCGGCGGCCTCGTCACCGACGACGAGAGCTTCGTCGAGGACACCTACGACACCTATGCAAACCGCTGGGCAGACGCCACCGAATACAACCTCCGAACGCCACCGATTACGGCCGTTCGCGAAACCCTCTCCGAGGAAATCAGCCCCGACGCCGAAGACGACTTCAGTTCCATCCTGAGTTCGCTCGAGACCGCCCGTGGCGACGGCGACGGCCTCGATGAGGTCACCATCTCGCTGCTCGTCGCAGCCAAAAACGACGCGCTGCTGTACGACATCAGCAAGTGGGGCGAAGACGTCGGCATCGCCTCCAAGGCAACGTTCAGCCGCACGAAGACCAAACTCGAGGATATGGGCCTGATCGACACCGAGAAGGTCCCAATCGACGTTGGTCGTCCGCGCCTGCGCCTCAAAATCGGCGACGAGCGCCTGCAGGAAGCCGACAACGGCCAGCTCGCGACCGTCGCACAGTCCATCCTGAACTAG
- the glyA gene encoding serine hydroxymethyltransferase: protein MEHDQVREVDPDVADALENEVDRQRSSLQMIASENHVSEAVLDAQGSALTNKYAEGYPGERYYGGCEFADEIEQLAIDRATELFGPEHVNVQPHSGTQANQAVYFSILEPGDKILSLDLTHGGHLSHGHPANFVGQLYDVEQYEVDAETGYVDYDGLAEQAAEFEPDIIVSGYSAYPREIEWERIQDVADDVDAYHLADIAHITGLVAAGVHDSPVGIADFVTGSTHKTIRAGRGGIVMCDEEYADGIDSAVFPGGQGGPLMHNIAGKAVGFKEALEPEFEDYAEQTVANAKALGEQLAENGFSLVSEGTDNHLVLVDLRESHPDTSGGDAEDALEAAGIVLNGNTVPGETRSAFNPSGIRAGTPGLTTRGFDEDDCRTVADLITRVIDNPTDEDVREEVREEVDRLCDENPLYE, encoded by the coding sequence ATGGAACACGATCAGGTTCGGGAGGTCGATCCCGACGTTGCCGACGCACTCGAGAACGAGGTCGATCGCCAGCGCTCGTCGCTGCAGATGATCGCCAGCGAAAACCACGTGAGCGAGGCCGTCCTCGACGCCCAGGGCAGCGCCCTGACGAACAAGTACGCCGAGGGCTACCCCGGCGAGCGCTACTACGGTGGCTGTGAGTTCGCCGACGAGATCGAACAGCTCGCTATCGACCGAGCAACGGAACTGTTCGGTCCCGAACACGTCAACGTTCAGCCCCACTCGGGCACGCAGGCCAATCAGGCCGTTTACTTCTCCATACTCGAGCCCGGCGATAAGATCCTCTCGCTGGATCTGACCCACGGCGGCCACCTGAGCCACGGTCACCCGGCGAACTTCGTCGGCCAACTGTACGACGTCGAGCAGTACGAAGTCGACGCTGAGACGGGTTACGTCGACTACGACGGCCTCGCAGAACAGGCTGCCGAGTTCGAGCCGGACATCATCGTCTCGGGTTACTCAGCGTACCCACGCGAAATCGAATGGGAGCGCATTCAGGACGTCGCCGACGACGTCGACGCCTACCACCTCGCGGACATCGCCCACATCACCGGCCTCGTCGCCGCGGGCGTCCACGACTCGCCCGTCGGCATCGCCGACTTCGTCACCGGCAGCACGCACAAGACCATCCGCGCCGGCCGCGGTGGCATCGTCATGTGCGACGAAGAGTACGCAGACGGCATCGATTCGGCTGTCTTCCCCGGCGGTCAGGGCGGCCCCCTGATGCACAACATCGCTGGCAAGGCCGTCGGCTTCAAGGAAGCTCTCGAGCCCGAGTTCGAAGACTACGCCGAACAGACCGTCGCCAACGCAAAAGCACTCGGTGAGCAACTCGCCGAGAACGGCTTCTCGCTTGTCTCCGAGGGCACCGACAACCACCTCGTGCTCGTTGACCTGCGCGAGAGCCACCCCGACACCTCCGGCGGCGACGCCGAAGACGCCCTCGAGGCGGCCGGCATCGTCCTGAACGGCAACACGGTGCCCGGCGAGACGCGCTCGGCGTTTAACCCCTCGGGTATCCGCGCGGGCACGCCCGGTCTGACCACTCGCGGCTTCGATGAGGACGACTGTCGCACAGTTGCCGACCTGATCACCCGCGTCATCGACAACCCAACGGACGAAGACGTTCGCGAGGAGGTCCGCGAAGAGGTCGACCGACTCTGCGACGAGAACCCACTCTACGAGTAG
- a CDS encoding class I SAM-dependent methyltransferase, translating to MTDTDPFGRAIRDHYLGERDEPLYDRDGDDVREHRIEEWYFGEHTDNAWRDQWLEGPLLEMGAGVGRDALYYQDQFKTVAIEVSEHLVETMDDRGVRDARLADMFALREYFEHDRFRSAHAIGTQVGLAGSMAGVREFLADLASVTTPDATAVLDNYAPELEATAEAFGYREDSAPGFAYRVYHLAYKGDVSRTLLFRLFSIDRLREATIGTPWEVCEHRYSDVQWRAVLEKE from the coding sequence ATGACGGACACGGACCCGTTCGGTCGCGCGATTCGCGACCACTATCTCGGCGAGCGGGACGAGCCACTGTACGACCGCGACGGCGACGACGTGCGTGAACACCGAATCGAGGAGTGGTACTTCGGCGAGCACACGGACAACGCCTGGCGCGACCAGTGGCTCGAGGGGCCGCTGCTCGAGATGGGCGCGGGTGTCGGCCGGGACGCCCTGTACTATCAGGACCAGTTCAAAACGGTCGCCATCGAGGTCAGCGAGCACCTCGTCGAGACGATGGACGACCGCGGCGTTCGCGACGCACGGCTTGCGGATATGTTCGCGCTTCGTGAGTACTTCGAACACGATCGGTTTCGGTCAGCCCATGCCATCGGGACGCAGGTCGGACTCGCTGGCTCAATGGCAGGCGTCCGCGAGTTTCTGGCGGATCTGGCGTCCGTCACGACGCCCGACGCAACCGCAGTTCTCGACAACTACGCGCCCGAACTCGAGGCGACGGCAGAAGCATTTGGCTACCGCGAGGACTCCGCGCCCGGCTTTGCCTACCGGGTGTACCACCTCGCGTACAAGGGCGACGTGAGCCGAACGCTACTCTTTCGGCTGTTCAGCATCGACCGGCTTCGGGAAGCGACTATCGGAACGCCATGGGAGGTCTGCGAGCATCGCTACAGCGACGTGCAGTGGCGCGCAGTCCTCGAGAAAGAGTAG
- a CDS encoding serine hydrolase: MSNDYTASRRAVLSSVGTAGVAALVGSTRSASASRASLTNSVDDDPETIPRGLERIERQFQSQLEDGLHHGAQLAVYQGEELVVDLAGGITGTEDGDDMPMDESEPDGIETEPDSRFVLFSNTKPLAAACVHVLADTGDLAFADPIVEHWPDFADAGSEKAEVTVRHVLTHQSGLSETPVDQAYEDWTDPDALAEGVEEAELEFSPGEDTSYQFYSFGWIVGELVRQVTGERIDDFAREHVFEPLEMDRTHIGRPADEDIDVATLAGFEPYDRVGEPGLMAGYTTAEAAETYNQEEAQEGLNPAWTGIGPTRELARFYACYLNGGEFDGTRILSEEVVEEALEVHVEEPPEAGIGTADRYGLGFQHGGALPDRRGVPSPEGTFGHGGLGSSMTWAEPETDLAFAYVVNGIRDGYEHDMRSAILSETVRLELS, encoded by the coding sequence ATGTCGAACGATTACACGGCCAGTCGGCGAGCGGTGCTTTCGTCGGTGGGTACCGCCGGAGTAGCCGCACTCGTTGGGTCGACAAGATCGGCCAGCGCCTCTCGAGCGAGTCTGACGAACTCGGTCGATGACGACCCCGAGACGATCCCACGTGGCCTCGAGCGCATCGAACGCCAGTTTCAGTCCCAACTCGAGGATGGACTCCACCACGGGGCCCAACTCGCGGTCTATCAGGGCGAAGAGCTTGTGGTCGACCTTGCGGGCGGGATCACGGGCACTGAGGATGGCGACGACATGCCGATGGATGAGAGCGAACCCGATGGGATTGAAACGGAACCCGACTCGAGATTCGTCCTCTTTTCGAACACCAAGCCGCTTGCGGCGGCCTGCGTGCACGTCCTCGCTGATACAGGCGACCTCGCGTTCGCCGATCCAATCGTCGAGCACTGGCCCGACTTTGCGGATGCGGGGTCAGAGAAGGCTGAAGTGACGGTTCGCCACGTTCTGACGCATCAATCCGGACTGTCGGAGACGCCGGTCGATCAGGCCTACGAGGACTGGACCGATCCCGACGCGCTGGCCGAAGGAGTCGAAGAGGCCGAACTCGAGTTCTCGCCGGGCGAGGACACCTCCTACCAGTTCTATAGCTTCGGCTGGATCGTCGGCGAGTTGGTACGACAGGTCACGGGCGAACGAATTGATGACTTCGCGCGTGAGCACGTCTTCGAGCCGCTCGAGATGGACCGCACCCACATTGGTCGCCCCGCGGACGAGGACATCGATGTGGCGACGCTCGCGGGATTTGAACCCTACGACCGGGTTGGCGAACCGGGGCTGATGGCCGGCTATACGACTGCGGAGGCCGCAGAGACGTACAACCAGGAAGAGGCACAGGAAGGGCTCAACCCCGCCTGGACGGGAATCGGCCCAACGCGGGAACTCGCGCGCTTTTACGCCTGCTACCTGAACGGCGGCGAGTTCGACGGGACGCGCATTCTGAGCGAGGAGGTTGTCGAGGAAGCACTCGAGGTCCACGTAGAGGAACCACCAGAGGCGGGGATTGGCACCGCGGACCGGTACGGACTCGGCTTTCAACATGGCGGCGCGCTCCCCGACCGCCGCGGGGTTCCCTCACCCGAAGGGACGTTCGGTCACGGCGGCCTCGGCAGCAGCATGACGTGGGCCGAACCGGAGACGGACCTCGCGTTCGCCTACGTCGTCAATGGAATCCGGGACGGCTACGAGCACGACATGCGCTCGGCGATCCTCTCTGAGACTGTCCGGTTGGAACTCTCCTAA